The Cetobacterium sp. 8H DNA window AAACCTAGAAAATATGATAGAATATAATATATTCTTTAAAAGGAGAAAGATTATGATATTGGGACTAACTGGTGGTATAGGAAGTGGGAAATCAACAGTAAGTAAAATTTTAGGTTCTATTGGGATAAAAATTTTTGATGCTGATGTGATAGCTAAAGATATATTAGAAACAGAAGAAACGAAAAAGGAAATAGAAAAAAAATTAGGAAAGAAGTTTATAACCGATAAAAATTTAATAGATAAAGACTATTTAAAAAAAGAAGTTTTTAATGATAGTAAAAAATTAAAAATTTTAAATAGTATAATTCATCCTAAAGTAAAAAAATATTATGAAAATTTAAGTAAAGAATTTTTTGATAAAAAAGAAATAGTTGTTTTTGATATACCGCTCCTTTTTGAAGTTGGATTAGAAGGATTTTGTAATAAAGTTATAGTAGTAGATATAGATTATAAATTACAGCTAGATAGAGTAAGAAAAAGAGATAATTTGAGTCCTGAATTTATAAAAAAAATCTTAGAAAAGCAGATGCCAAGAGAAGAAAAATTAAAGAAAGCGGATATCATTATTGAGAATAATGGAAGTTTGGAAGAGTTAGAAAATAAAGTATTAAATTTAATAGAAAGAATAAGAGAGGAAAAATATGAAAATTGTTGCCCCAGCAGGAAGTATTGAAAGGTTTCATGCAGCTATAAAAGCAGGTGCTGATGAAATATATATGGGATTAAAAGGATTTGGTGCTAGAAGAAATGCAGTAAATTTGACATTAGAAGAGTATAAAGAAGCTCTTGACTATGCACATTTAAGAGGAGTAAAAGTATTTTTAACTTTAAATACAATAATGATGGATGTTGAGATAGAAGCGATCTCTATAAATTTAGGTGAATTATATAAACATGGTTTAGATGCAGTAATAGTTCAAGATTTTGGATTAGCAAAGTTTATAAAAGAAAATTATCCAGGATTAGAGTTACATGGAAGTACTCAAATGACAGTTGCAAATCATGTAGAAGCAAATTTTTTGAAATCTATTGGTTTTGAAAGGGTTGTTCTACCAAGAGAGTTAAGCTTCGAGGAAATAAAAGAAATTAGAGAAAAAACTGATATCGAGTTAGAAATATTTGTTTCAGGTGCTTTATGCATTTCTTATTCAGGAAATTGTTATATGAGTAGTTTCATAGGTGGACGTAGCGGTAATAGAGGGATGTGTGCACAACCTTGCAGAAAAAAATATGTATCAGATGAAAATACGAGCAGCTATGTATTGAGTCCAAAAGACCAATTTTATGGTTATGAAGAGATAGAAAAATTAAAAGAGATTGGAATAGACAGTATCAAATTAGAAGGTAGAATGAAAGAGCCAAACTATGTATTCCAGACAGTTTCTTATTATAAAGAGTTAATTGATGGAAAAAAAGTTGAAGAAAAAAGTTCTCATATTTTTAATAGAGGTTATAGTAAAGGATATTTTTATAGTGATAGAGAAAATTTAATGAATTCTGATTATGCTAGTAATATTGGAAAAGAATTAGGTATTTTAAAAGGAAGAGAATTAAAACTTAAAGAGAGAGTAGTTTTAGGGGATGGAATTATTTTTCTATCTAAAGATTATGAAAATTTAGGTGGAACATACATAAATAAAATAGAATTAGTAGATAAAACTACAAAAAAATCAGCAGAAAAGAATGAAACTATAATCATTAAAGAAACTCCTAAAGGTACAAAATATATTTTTAGAAATTACTCTAAAGAAATTAATGATTTAACAGAAAACAGATTAAAACAAGTTGATAAAAAACATTTAATAGAGTTTAATTTTAAAGGTAAAATTGGAGAAAAGGCAAGAATAGAAGCGACTACTTATAATAATAGAAATGAAAAAATAACAGCAATACTAGAAAGTGATAATTTATTAGAATTAGCTAAGAATAAAGGAATTTTAAGAGATGTAATAGAAGAAAAAATATTAGAGATAGGGGATACTACATTTATTGGAAAAATTAAGAATGTAGAAATTGATGAAAATCTCTTTTTACCAGTTTCTTTATTAAAACAGTTAAAAAGAGATGTAGTAGCAAAGCTTTCAAAGCAATTGATTTTAAGTTATAGGAAAAATCTAGCAGAAGAAATAAAAAAAATTGAAAGAAAAGTACCTATTCAAAAGGACATGATATTATCGGCGATTGTATCAACGGAAAAGCAAAAAGAGATATTGAAAAAATTAGGAATAGAAAAAATATACTTTAGAGGATATGATGTAGCAAGAGAGGGTATTTTAAAAGAGATAGATTTAAACAATAAAATGGCTACAAATCTTTATCAATTACTTGAAAATAAAAATTCAAAGGTTACATTAGGATGGAATCTGAACATTTCAAATCGTTATGCTTTTGATTATTTTTCATCATTAGAAAAGGTTGATACAATAATAGTATCACCAGAAATAAGCTATAGAAGATTAGAAGAAATTGGAGAAACAAAAATAAAAAAAGCCATATTAGCATATGGAAGACCGAGAGCTATGTATACAGAGCTTTCATTATTTGAAGATAACAAAATTGAAATTCAAAATGACCAAGGGGATAAATTTACTGTTTTAAAAAACTCACTAGGAAATAGTGAAATATATTTAGAAAAACCTCTTAATATTTTAAAAGATAAAGAATACTTAAGAAAAATAGGAGTTTCAGAACTTGTTCTAGAGTTTACAACAGAATCAGAAGAAGAGATTAAATCTGTATTAGAAGGTCAAGGAGAATACAGAGCATACAACTATGAAAAAGGGGTGTTTTAGTTGAAAAAAAGAACTGTTAAAAATTTGGCAACAGTATTTGGTTTAGGAGAAATGCCTGTAGCTCCAGGAACGTTTGGAACTTTAGGTGGAATTCCATTATATATAGGGCTGGTAATGTTAAAAAAGATATTTCCTAACAATATGATATATAACTCTTTTTATTTTATGTTTTTAATGACATTTTTTGCGGTTGCAGTTTATGTATCAGATATTGCAGAAAGAGAGATTTATAAGGAAAAAGATCCACAAGCTGTAGTTATAGATGAAGTTTTAGGATTTCTAACGACATTATTTTTAATAAATCCAGTTGGAATTTTTCAAACATCAATGGCAATTATAATAGGTTTTGTTATTTTTAGATTTTTCGACATAACAAAGATAGGTCCGATATATAAGTCACAATTTTTTGGAAATGGAATTGGAGTAGTATTAGATGATTTTCTAGCAGGAGTTATTGGAAACTTTTTAATGGTTTGTATTTGGACTATATTTTTCTAATGGAGATGGTTAAATATGAAATGTACTTTAGTATTAGTGGGAACAGAGTTATTAAATGGAGCTACAATAGATACAAATAGTATATATATGGCTGAAGAATTAAATAAATACGGGATTAAAATAGCATATAAATTAACTATTGGAGATTCATTGGAAGAGATTATAGAAGCATTGAAATTTGCAAAAAAAAATAGTGATTTAACAATAGTTTCTGGTGGATTAGGACCTACTGATGATGATTTAACAAAAATGGCAATAAGTAAATTTTTAAATAAAAAACTTATCGTTGAAAAAGATGAACTTTTAGAGTTGAAAGAAAAGTTTAAAAATTTAAATATAAAGTTTTTAGATAAAAATCATAAAGAGGTTGAAAAACCTGAAGGAGCACTATCTATAAAAAATGATGTAGGGATGGCACCAGCCTTTTATATAGATGACGTAGTGGCTTTTCCAGGTGTACCAAGAGAACTATTTAATATGTTTCCCAAATTCTTAGAATTTTATTCAAAAGAAAAGAATAGAAAAGTAGATCCAATATATATAAAAGATTTAATCGTTGTTGGAATACCAGAATCACATTTAGAAGAAAAAATAAAAAAGTATTTTACAAGTCCAGATATAGAATATGAGTTTTTAGTAAAAGATTATGGTATAATAGTTAGAATGCAAACTACACAAGTGTATAAAAACACAGTAGAAAAAATTAAAGAAAAGATATATAATAGTATAGGCAAGCACATATTCGGAGAAGATAAAGAAACATTAGAAAACAAAATTGTCAATTTATTAAAAAGTAAAAAATATTCAATTTCAATTGCGGAATCATGTACAGGAGGGCAATTAACATCCAAGTTTATAGATGTTCCTGGAGTTTCTGAAGTTTTTAAAGAGGGAATTATTTCATACAGTAATGTTTCTAAGGTGCAAAGGTTAAATATAGATAAAAATATAATAGATACATATGGGGCTGTAAGCAAAGAGGTAGCGAAGAAGATGGTATTAGGTTTAGATACAGATATAGCTATCTCTACAACTGGCATAGCTGGACCAACAGGGGGGACAGAGGAAAAACCAGTGGGACTTGTTTATGTGGGGATTAAAGTTAAAGAAAAGGTATCAACTTTTAAATTTAATTTTAAAGGAGATAGAAGTCGAATAAGACAAAAAACAGTTCTCCATAGTCTATTTGAACTTTATAAAATGTTAGAGGAGGATGAACAGTAGTGAGTATAGGAGAAAGAATAAAGAAGAGCAGAAATGAAAAATCATTATCATTAAGAGAATTAGCAACGATGGTTGATTTATCAGCGAGCTTTTTATCACAAATTGAACAGGGAAAAGCATCTCCTTCAATAGAAAATTTAAAAAAGATTGCCAATTCACTAGATGTAAGAGTTAGCTATTTGATTGAGGATGAGGAAGTTAAAAAAAATTCAGATTTAATAAGAGCAAAAGAAAGAAAGTTTGTAGAAAGTGTGGATTCAAATACAACTATTTCCTTATTAACGTCTTCAAATATAGAAAAAAGTATGGAACCAATTTTATATGAAATAGGTCCAGGTGGAGAAAGTGGAAGAAGTTATTACACTCATTCAGGAGAGGAATTTATTTTCATTCTGGAGGGAAGTTTAGATATATATTTAGAAGAAACAGTTCACTCATTGCATGAAGGGGATAGTTTCTACTTTAAATCTAGTCAAAAACATAGATTTAAAAATAATTCAGATAGAAGAGCAAAAGCTCTTTGGGTGGTAAATCCACCAACATTTTAAAGATGGAGGAAAATAATGAATATAGAAGTAAGAGTATTGAACTCTACAAGGCTAACAAAACTATTAATTGCGGCTAGTAGATGGTTATCAAAATATTCAGATGTTTTAAATGATTTAAATGTTTATCCTGTTCCAGATGGAGATACAGGAACAAATATGTCAATGACACTACAAGCGGTTGAAAATGATTTAATAAAATTAAATCACGAACCTGATATGGAAGAATTAGCAGAAATAGTTTCTGAAGCTATATTATTAGGAGCAAGAGGAAACTCTGGAACAATTCTTTCTCAAATAATCCAAGGGTTTTTAGAGGGTGTTAGAGCAAAAGAAGAGGTTACTGTAGATGATGTTAAGATAGCCTTTAGATTAGCTAAAGAAAAGGCATATAAAGCAGTTAGTGAGCCTGTAGAAGGAACAATGTTAACTGTTATAAGAAGAGTAGCAGAAGAAGCTGAGAAATATACAGGACCTTCAGATAACTTTATTCCATTTTTAGTTTACTTAAAAGAAGCGGCATATGATGCTGTACAAGAAACACCAAATCAATTACCAAAGTTAAAAGAAGCTGGTGTAGTAGATGCTGGTGGACAAGGAATATTCTATATTTTAGAAGGATTTGAAAAATCAGTAACAGATCCAGAGATGTTAAATGATTTAGAAAGAATAGTTCAATCTCAAGCGAAAAGAAAAGACTTAATGGAACATTCAACTATGCATGTATTTGAGGATATTAAATTTAAATACTGTACTGAGTTTGTAATAGAATCTGGAGATTTTGATTTAGATGATTATAAATCAAAAATTGTAAATCTAGGAGATTCAATGGTTTGTGCTCAAACTTCTAAAAAAACAAAAACACATATCCATACAAATAATCCAGGATTAGTATTAGATATTGCTGGAAAATTGGGTAATCTTTCAAATATAAAGATTGATAATATGGAGATTCAGCATAAAAATATGTTATTAGCAGATGCAGAACATCATAAACCTAATAAAACAGGAAAAATATTAGTTCAGAATGAAAATAGCAAACCAGTAGCATATTTTGCAATAGTTGATAATTCAGAGCTTGGAAATCTATTCCTAGATAATGGAGCAACAGCAGTTCTTATAGGAGGACAGACACAAAATCCAAGTGTTGCAGATATAGAAGA harbors:
- a CDS encoding CinA family nicotinamide mononucleotide deamidase-related protein; translated protein: MKCTLVLVGTELLNGATIDTNSIYMAEELNKYGIKIAYKLTIGDSLEEIIEALKFAKKNSDLTIVSGGLGPTDDDLTKMAISKFLNKKLIVEKDELLELKEKFKNLNIKFLDKNHKEVEKPEGALSIKNDVGMAPAFYIDDVVAFPGVPRELFNMFPKFLEFYSKEKNRKVDPIYIKDLIVVGIPESHLEEKIKKYFTSPDIEYEFLVKDYGIIVRMQTTQVYKNTVEKIKEKIYNSIGKHIFGEDKETLENKIVNLLKSKKYSISIAESCTGGQLTSKFIDVPGVSEVFKEGIISYSNVSKVQRLNIDKNIIDTYGAVSKEVAKKMVLGLDTDIAISTTGIAGPTGGTEEKPVGLVYVGIKVKEKVSTFKFNFKGDRSRIRQKTVLHSLFELYKMLEEDEQ
- a CDS encoding U32 family peptidase, which codes for MKIVAPAGSIERFHAAIKAGADEIYMGLKGFGARRNAVNLTLEEYKEALDYAHLRGVKVFLTLNTIMMDVEIEAISINLGELYKHGLDAVIVQDFGLAKFIKENYPGLELHGSTQMTVANHVEANFLKSIGFERVVLPRELSFEEIKEIREKTDIELEIFVSGALCISYSGNCYMSSFIGGRSGNRGMCAQPCRKKYVSDENTSSYVLSPKDQFYGYEEIEKLKEIGIDSIKLEGRMKEPNYVFQTVSYYKELIDGKKVEEKSSHIFNRGYSKGYFYSDRENLMNSDYASNIGKELGILKGRELKLKERVVLGDGIIFLSKDYENLGGTYINKIELVDKTTKKSAEKNETIIIKETPKGTKYIFRNYSKEINDLTENRLKQVDKKHLIEFNFKGKIGEKARIEATTYNNRNEKITAILESDNLLELAKNKGILRDVIEEKILEIGDTTFIGKIKNVEIDENLFLPVSLLKQLKRDVVAKLSKQLILSYRKNLAEEIKKIERKVPIQKDMILSAIVSTEKQKEILKKLGIEKIYFRGYDVAREGILKEIDLNNKMATNLYQLLENKNSKVTLGWNLNISNRYAFDYFSSLEKVDTIIVSPEISYRRLEEIGETKIKKAILAYGRPRAMYTELSLFEDNKIEIQNDQGDKFTVLKNSLGNSEIYLEKPLNILKDKEYLRKIGVSELVLEFTTESEEEIKSVLEGQGEYRAYNYEKGVF
- a CDS encoding phosphatidylglycerophosphatase A, with the translated sequence MKKRTVKNLATVFGLGEMPVAPGTFGTLGGIPLYIGLVMLKKIFPNNMIYNSFYFMFLMTFFAVAVYVSDIAEREIYKEKDPQAVVIDEVLGFLTTLFLINPVGIFQTSMAIIIGFVIFRFFDITKIGPIYKSQFFGNGIGVVLDDFLAGVIGNFLMVCIWTIFF
- a CDS encoding cupin domain-containing protein; this translates as MSIGERIKKSRNEKSLSLRELATMVDLSASFLSQIEQGKASPSIENLKKIANSLDVRVSYLIEDEEVKKNSDLIRAKERKFVESVDSNTTISLLTSSNIEKSMEPILYEIGPGGESGRSYYTHSGEEFIFILEGSLDIYLEETVHSLHEGDSFYFKSSQKHRFKNNSDRRAKALWVVNPPTF
- the coaE gene encoding dephospho-CoA kinase (Dephospho-CoA kinase (CoaE) performs the final step in coenzyme A biosynthesis.), whose product is MILGLTGGIGSGKSTVSKILGSIGIKIFDADVIAKDILETEETKKEIEKKLGKKFITDKNLIDKDYLKKEVFNDSKKLKILNSIIHPKVKKYYENLSKEFFDKKEIVVFDIPLLFEVGLEGFCNKVIVVDIDYKLQLDRVRKRDNLSPEFIKKILEKQMPREEKLKKADIIIENNGSLEELENKVLNLIERIREEKYENCCPSRKY